From Solanum stenotomum isolate F172 unplaced genomic scaffold, ASM1918654v1 scaffold36650, whole genome shotgun sequence, a single genomic window includes:
- the LOC125852543 gene encoding uncharacterized protein LOC125852543, with product MVSDLNPMVPSTSVTQSNNLAPQIIVQQDNSVFPTGIVLDETNYPLLSQVMEMRIGARNKVGYLTGELTKPSPTDPTYGTWITKNHKVRSWLIDSISPHLMQRFIRLATAQEIWEAASKTFYDGLDETRLFELNQQSFTAKQNSRPLSTYYNELIAIFQEFDHRTASQERSVEGIVQLHSVVARLRVHIILSGLDLEFDQVRGEILRKDPKLDLESCYAYVRREAQQRQIMGSSRPVLKVQPWWFNVIHKRVEVFHHLEKQITLFAIIVVKKGTPNSAALRLLDIQNGGIFQKNHERT from the coding sequence atggtatcagacTTAAATCCTATGGTTCCATCCACTTCCGTAACTCAATCGAATAACCTTGCACCGCAAATCATAGTCCAACAGGACAATTCTGTTTTTCCCACTGGGATAGTTCTTGACGAAACGAATTATCCTTTATTGTCACAGGTAATGGAGATGCGTATTGGAGCAAGAAACAAAGTTGGATATCTTACCGGCGAATTGACCAAACCATCACCAACTGATCCAACGTATGGCAcatggatcaccaaaaatcacAAAGTTCGAAGTTGGCTTATTGATTCAATAAGCCCGCATCTGATGCAAAGATTTATTCGCCTGGCAACCGCTCAAGAGATATGGGAAGCTGCTTCAAAAACATTCTATGATGGATTGGATGAGACTCGCTTGTTTGAACTGAATCAACAATCTTTCACTGCCAAGCAGAATAGTCGACCTTTGTCTACCTATTATAACGAACTCATTGCAATTTTTCAAGAATTTGACCATCGGACAGCTTCACAAGAGAGATCAGTGGAAGGGATTGTACAGTTACATTCCGTGGTGGCTAGGCTTCGAGTTCACATAATTCTAAGTGGACTTGATTTGGAATTTGATCAAGTTCGTGGTGAGATTTTGCGAAAAGATCCAAAATTGGATTTGGAAAGCTGTTATGCGTATGTAAGGAGAGAAGCACAACAAAGACAAATCATGGGAAGTTCTAGACCAGTCCTGAAAGTTCAGCCATGGTGGTTCAACGTGATACACAAAAGAGTCGAAGTATTTCATCATCTGGaaaaacaaataactttgtttgCAATCATTGTGGTGAAAAAGGGCACACCAAATAGCGCTGCTTTGAGATTATTGGATATCCAGAATGGTgggatttttcaaaaaaaccaCGAAAGAACTTGA
- the LOC125852544 gene encoding uncharacterized mitochondrial protein AtMg00810-like, with the protein MKFVGYWQSNSDHTLFIKQNEGKVTSLIVYVDAMVLTGDDPEEMEKLQQYLATKFEMKDLGQLRYFLETGMLDCKPAETPMEMNQQLGISFVQQLTDKVCYQRLVRKLIYLTHTRPDIAYAVNVVS; encoded by the exons ATGAAGTTTGTTGGTTACTGGCAAAGTAACTCTGACCATACTTTGTTTATTAAACAAAATGAGGGAAAGGTAACATCATTGATTGTATATGTAGATGCTATGGTATTAACTGGTGATGACCCCGAAGAAATGGAGAAACTACAACAATACTTAGCGACCAAGTTTGAAATGAAAGACTTAGGACAACTGAGATATTTCCTAG AAACTGGAATGCTTGATTGCAAACCAGCTGAAACACCGATGGAGATGAACCAACAACTTGGAATTTCTTTTGTGCAACAATTAACAGACAAAGTTTGTTATCAGCGGCTAGTGAGGAAGTTGATCTATCTAACTCATACTAGACCGGATATTGCATATGCGGTAAATGTGGTGAGCTAG